The window ATTATATTGTTGCCAATCACTCAATGTTGGCTCATCAAAAATAGTGACTTCGTGACCCTGTTGTTCCAATATTTCTTGAGCCGATTCCGCAACTGCTAAGGAGTTTCCATAAACAGTACCTACAAAAATACCAATTTTTGACACGAACACCTCCTATTAACTCAGTACCTACATGGATGGGTTCATCCCACTCATTCCCAGTTTATTAGCCTCATTTTGCCAGCCAAACTGATTTATCAATGACAACCATAACGCATCCCACTGCGCAACAAGTGATAGGCGTTCTCCGGTAATGGGATGATCTAATACTAACTGGGTGGCATGTAACATGAGCCGTGAAACGGCAAAATTTTCGCTGACACCGCGATTTTGACGCAAATCACCATGTTTACTGTCACCAATAATAGGGTGACGAATATGCGACATATGTCGCCTTAATTGATGTTTACGACCTGTTTCAGGTTTTAGCTCTAACAGGCTAAAGCGAGCTGTCGAATAACGCCCTATCGCAACGGGGCATTCTACTCGTGCAATTGGCAGGCAATGCGTAATACATTCCTGCAATGCAGGCTCTTTGGTTGCATGCTTATCTGCAATTTTATCCAATTGTTCAAGCAAGGGATAATCAATGGTTTGTGCTTCTTCAACATAGCCGCGAACCACGGCATGATAAATTTTTTCAATCTGATGTGACTCAAATTGCGTCGCCAACTGCCTCGCGACCTCACTTGAGAGGGCAAACAGTAACACCCCAGACGTCGGCCTATCAAGACGATGAACTGGATATACAAATTGGCCAATTTGATCACGTAAGGTCTGCATGACAAAAACCGTTTCTTTGCTGTCTAACCAGCTACGATGGACCAACATTCCGGCTGGCTTGTTCACCGCGACTATAAACTCATCTTGATAAATAATTTCTAACATCAATGAGTTACCTACCTGATTGGCTGTTAAAAAAACTATCTAACTCACGAAGATGCATAAGTAATAATTGATATTGTTCTTCTTCATCATGCTTATAAGCCTCTTCAAAATAAGGGGCAATAGCAAATGCGCTTGGTAAAACCGCGCCTTGCTCAATGATGGCATATAAACGCGGGATCAAGACCCATTGCAACCATTCAATCGCTTCCATCGTATCAATTGAAAAAGGCTCAGTGCTTTCAAATGCTTCAGGACTTGGCGGTAATTCCCGCCAAAGTGCTTTTGACTTCATTTCTTCTTCAATATGACAAAGCTTTTCAATGATACGTTGTTCAATATTCATATAAAAACTCACTTAATAAACGTAGTCTGAAATATACGGCATATTGCTCATTAATTCTGTCGTAAATATGGGGTGCAACACAATCCCAAATCATCAATCACTATCAAAAGCACAATCACTGTTAATTAAAAATTTACATTTCAAGCCCTTTTGTCAGTTTATTTAAAGTTTATTTATCTATTGTTGTAGTTAATAAGTATATGATTAACGTTTTTTGATTCTCTGAATAAAAAATAGTCAACGATAAATATGGTTTATATATGGGCTTATTGAAGCAGTGGCGTAAACAAAATAAATTTTGGCAATCTATTAATAATAGTTATGTACAGTTAAAACGACAGGTACGTATTGCCAAACTCCCCTCTAAACCTTATCAGCAATTCCAAATGATGTGTGAAAACTACACTTGTGCTCGCATGTCTAAACAATTCGACAATATCCCTGATTTTGCTGAACGCCCTTTAAATAAGTATTTACATCGCGAGTGGAATGGGAAGCAGAAGTTACTCACCGCTAGCCATACCTTAGAGCAGATAGAAAAAACATTCACACTTGAGGCCATTAAAGAGATGTTCTCAACAGAACGTCAAGGTCTTAAAGTTGCAGATATTGAATTAAAATCAGGTGATTATGCACAGTTAAGACTCGTATATTCTCAATATCCTCGAGAGGGTGACCTGACCTTACACCTGCTTAATGAAATGGGTGACGATATCTATTTAATGAGCTTTTCGTTTGGAACGGAAGGGCAACTTTATATTTGCTCTCTGCAAGGACCTTCAACAGAACAGAGCACCGAGCAAGTTAAATCAATTACTAAGCAAATGCATGGCATGCGTCCTAAAAACCTATTGATGTCATCTATTTATGCTGTTGCCGCTTTTTTCCATTGCACATCAATAATGGGTATTTCAAATAACTGCCACATCAAACGTCAGCATCTCAAGTCAAGCTATGACCACTTTTGGCAAGAGTGTAATGGTGTTATTTCCGCTGACGGTTGGTATCATTTGCCTTTAACTGAACCCGTTCGCGATATTGAATCGGTAAAAAGCCAGCATCGCTCCGCATTTCGTAAGCGCGAGGCATTAAGAGAGGCAATGTACCAAAGTGTTTTAGGCTCATTGGCCGCATACTCAGTTTCCTCAAATCGTAATACGAAAACACTCAATTAAAAAAAAGCCAGCCAACAATTGGGTTGACTGGCTTATCTCATGTTTTAAATGGTATACAGCATCCTGCAAAAAACGACTTCCTGCCGTTCGACATCCTGTCTTCTGTAAACAGTTTAGTGAGTCACCTCACTTAGCCATCCTTGACCGCTGTTCTACTGGTAGAAAACGAAAACCCTGTCTTCACACAGCCAATTAAGAATGTATTAAAAACACTAATGAAACAACCTAGTAAAACAAACTAAATAATCGCTGTAAAACTTGAGTTTCTTTAATTGATAGTAACTACATGAAATTAAATATTAAATAATACCGATTTAGATAAATGAAGAAATTTAAAGCGCATTTCCTAATTAATTTGTAAGTTATTTCCTACAAATTCTATCTATAGCTACTTACGCTAATGGCTCTACCACTGGCGATAACTGCTGAATAAAATGGATAAGATCAGATGCCAATACTTGTTTTTCCTTACTGCCAAACTTTTCTAAAATAATTTCCCCTGTTAAATTACATAAAGAAATCATTTCTAAATCGGACTCTAATGTGGCTATAAACAGTGTGGGGGATAGTTTTAAACGCTTCTGGGTCACTAGGTGCCCAATTAAATTTTCTTGTAACCGTATAAAATCATCCTCATTCCACACTTGCACTAGATTCAGCGTATGACCTTGGAACTGCGCTTTCATATCTCCAGCTAATTGAGTTGTGTAAAAAGGATGGATCATCGGCTGTAATTCAATATCGAGTGCAGTCGCCACTTTATTTAAATTTTTATCTTGTAAAGAAAATGATTGAGGCTCCCAATAAACCCAATTTTCACCTGTACGAACGATACAAGGTGAAGGAACCCCATATAGATCGCTAGAAGCAGGCGGTAAGCCTGTTTGTGCCATCCATTTGCTCACATATTGTTCGGTAAACTGAGTCAGTGCTTCAGAGACTGTTATATTCATAATTATTTCATTGTCTAATGATTGGATTTAATTGAAATAGCGGTAATATCACTAATAAGTGATATTATGACAGAAGTTAACCAATGAATGAATTGCTCTTATTTTTAGCTGCTTATAGTAGGTCGCTATCTCAGTAAATGAAGTTTAAGGATCAACATGTCACAATATCAAAATAACCCAGCGCTGGATAAACTGACTCTCGGAAAAAAAACGGCCTATTATGATCAATATGATCCGAGCCTGCTTCAAGCCGTTCCTCGTAGTCTAAATAGAGATCCATTGAATATTCATGCGGGTAACCTCCCCTTTCATGGTGCTGATATTTGGACCTTATATGAGCTTTCTTGGCTAAATAATAAAGGTGTACCGCAAGTGGCTATTGGCTCAGTGCATGTTGATGCGCGAAGTGAGAACTTGATCGAATCAAAAAGCTTCAAGCTCTACCTGAATAGTTTTAACCAAACTCGCTTTGAAACTTGGGAAAATGTGCGAAGCGTTTTGCAAAACGACCTCTGCAATTGTGCTAATGGGGAAGTTAGCGTTACACTCCATAAACTAAATGAATTTTCACAGTGTGCGATTAGCCCATTCGACGGGATCTGTATCGATGAACTCGATATTGAAATTAATCACTATGAATTTAATCGTGATTACCTAACACATTGCACAGAAAATGAACTTGTGGAAGAAACACTGGTTAGCCACTTATTAAAATCAAATTGTTTGATTACTAACCAGCCCGACTGGGGTTCAGTACAAATTCATTATCGTGGCCCTAAGATTAACCGTGAAGCTCTGCTACGTTATTTAGTCTCTTTCCGCCATCATAATGAGTTTCATGAGCAATGTGTCGAACGTATTTTTAATGATATAACGCAATTGTGTAAACCCGAAAAACTCAGTGTTTACGCGCGCTATACTCGCCGAGGTGGTCTCGATATCAACCCATGGCGTAGCAATACACAATTTACGCCCGACGTAGGACGTTTAGCACGGCAATAAGTACTTTAAGTTCATTGTTATATTTTTATATCAAGATCCCTTTGGGATAAAGGAGAGTTACTTGATTACTCATATCAGTCCATTAGGTTACCAAAGCAACAAAAAGCATTAAATATCAATAGCTTAATTTATTATCAGTTCATTTTTCATACTACAAAACACTACATTTCATTCTAAATGAATCAATAAGTTACCCCTTCATTTCGAACGAAAAAGAGGGGTAATTAACCCCTCACCTCTCATTTTTGCGGCACAGTTCGTCACAGTGATATCTGATAACATTACGACCAATATTGATATCGCGCCATTGTCTGACTGCTTATAATTAACTCCAGACTTTATTGGAGGGTTTATGACCAGTACGCAACTTATCTTACTCGCACTTACTTGCATCAATGAAAATAGAGAGCCGTCTCACACTGAACAATCACGTATCTATGTTTTCTATAAAACAGAGATAGATGACAAGGCTATTTCGATCAATGAGTTTATGCTCTTACTTTCTAATTCATCTTTGTACTGCCAGATAGAGCAACCCAAAAGAGCTCCAGTAATTGAGCTCATAGAAAGTTATCTAAGCAGTTCTGCTGATAAATCACACGCAAGAAAGTAGAATAATCATGCACAATCTCGCAAATCTAACTCAGTGAGTAAGAGATTTCCGCGGGGGTATGAGTACAGCAAAGAAGATTAGATGTCTTCCTCGGCTTCAATTTCGGCGTTCTTAGCCTCCTCCGCTTGCCTCTCCGCCTCCTCTTTCGCCAATCGCTCGGCTTCTGCTTGCTTGAGGTTGTAGATAGAGTTCACTGGCATTTCGACACGCATATCTATCCAGCGCGATTCAGGAACGTCACACGGCTCATAGTTTTCGTAGTAAACAGGGTTGCCGTCTTCATCAAGGTGCTTAATGCGCTTGTTCTGAAAACGCTCCGGTAGGTCAGCGTTCTGTTGATGAAAGACAAAAACTTCAATATCACCATCAGGTCTCACCTCATAATCAATAAGCACCATGTTTTTACCGTTATGGTCTTGAGGAATGACAAAGCCGTTATTGATACCCCATGCACCGTCCGAGTTAAAACCGACAACGCCTTTAATCAGGTAATGACCGACACCAAGGTGCTCCATTTCAACGCCTTCTGACTCTTCGTTAAGCTCAATGTGATCAGCAAATAATTTCACAACAGGGGACGCGGCTTTTAAATTACCGTTAGAGTCTTTAGTAGTGTTTTTGTCAGTGTAGGCTTTCCACGGCGAATAAAATTGACTTTTATTATCCGCGTTTTTATACGCGGTTCTGCCGAATATGCTTACATCCGTTATTAGCAACTGCCCTTGTGCGGAGGCGCCAGTCGGGTCATTCCATCCCCTTACTGTTAGTAGCGTACCTAGGGTATACTCTGACGAGCCAGCACCATAATCTTTGAGTGAACAAATGCCAGCTGAAACACCTATAGGAAAGTCTTCTGCTATGTTGACATTCGCCCCACTTCTATCTGATCTTGCTTCCATCCTGCCGTAGTGAGCAAATCCACCATAGCCTTCAAAACCAGTTGGTTTGTAATAGTCTAGGTCAGTTAAAACAATCCCGTTCTTGCGTTTTAAAACAGCCTGATTTTGGCTTTTCCCATCCTTATCTCTATATATAAAATAAACCATGTCATTACCTCTGCCCGCTTCAATTCTTACTGAATCATTGTCGGGAAGAGTTAATGTCACACCAGGCCATGGAGAATCTTTTATTTCAAGTGATTCTTTTACTGATAATCGACCTGACAGAGCACCACCTGTTTTATCAAACTTCCCATCTAGCTGCTTATCCATTTCTTTCGCCGTTCTCAGCTGCTGTGTTGTGCCGTCTGGCAACGTCACTGTAATCGTACCGCTTTCTGTCGCCCATCGATTTAAGATATCGCTGAACTGCACATTCGAAACGTTCATTGCTACGATTTTATTTGCTGCATCTGAAACGGAATTCACCATCGTTGTCAGTATTTGATACGGCGCATTGCTTACCGATGCAGGCACAGGGAAACTCAGTGTTATCTCTGTGTTGCTCTGAATAGACGCAATGCTGTTGATATAAATCGTTGCGCCATTTTGAATTAAAATAACCTGCTCTGCGGATACTCGCGAGTTGTTATCTTCCCACTTAGTACCTACTCCCACTAACTTTGTGCTGTTTGCTGTCGTTGTGACTGTTCCTGCGTTGTACATAATTTTTCCTCGAATTTTAGATACAAAAAAACCGCAATTAAGCGGCTTTTGTTTTGTGGTGATTTTTTATTTAAAGGACGATGGGGCGCTCTTGCATGCTAAGACAAGCGCCGGATGGATTCTTAATGTGCAGTTTGAGTTGTCGCCGCCATTTCCTCTCCCTGTGAGCCGTATCTTTATCACTGTGTCTTTTTGATATTTCGGTATCTTGATATAACAGGATGCGATTGCAGCCCACGTTGTATCTGGACTATTAACTGTTGTTGTGATGACATTTTGGGAAACTCCATTTGCAAAAACTGAAATTTCAAAGGGTCTATTGATTGCTGGCTCCCTGTGCTCAGATGAAAAATGCATTGTCGGCATAATCAAATCGACATCATACGGCATGTTTCCTACGTAGATTATTGATGTTTCTATAGACATAACAGATTGTTTAATGAAATACTTTGACACCCCTTCGTATAAAACCCCCGTTGCAACATCCCCGATGAATTTTTCAGCGTGGACAGTTCCCCTGAAGTCACCATCAGTTGCATAAATCTTGCCAGTTATTTCTGCATCATTTGCAATCAACTTCCCGTTTTCAAAGTCCAGCATGAGACCTTTTTTAGCTGAAGGATCCCAATTTTTGGATTTGATAGTCGAACCGATTAACAGCTTTTCAATGGTCGCTTGATTAATAAACGCTTCATTAATAAAGACCTGTCCATTTTCAACAAAGAAAACTGGCTCTAACTTGCCGCTTGCGGGATTGAAAATGCCGAACGTGTCAGCACTGAAGCCGATTTGTGTGTCCACCTTGCCGTTTCTTACTTCCGCTCCCATCATGAATTTCGCATCGTAATATTGATTGTTCCAGTTGATGCCGGTTTTGATAGTGTAAATTGCCGAGCCATTGCCGTTGTGGTCAAAAATGGTTTGCCCACGTTGCTCAATCGCTGCTTTATTCTCTCCAATTTCAGACTTGATAAGCTCGTTAATTTCAGCTTGTGACCTCTCATTATCTGATACAGTTTTCTTGAGAGTCGTAATGCTTGAGTTTACATCATTGAATTGCGCTTCAATTTTCTCAAATGACTGTGCGAATGCCTGAAACTTATCGGCTGTTACTGTATCTAAACGAGTAATTGACGCTTTAATTCTCAGTTGCTCAATTGCTTGATTTCCAACCTCCGCTGTCAGCTGCATCCCCATTTCTGCTAGTGAACTTTCAGCATTAGCAAGTGAGCGTGATAACTGATTAATTAACGCTTCATTATCAGTAAATCGAGATTCGGCGGTCTCAATATGTTTCGTTTGAGTTTCATCAACTTTAGCTATCGCCTCTGATTGGTCTGTAATACGAGCATCCATCGGCCCTAACTTGTCATCAACTTGCTTAATCTCAGCTTTGACTTGCGATATGTCTTTTGCCGTTGACTTTTCAAGTGTTGACACTGATTCTTGCACTTTTAGAACAGCCGATGAGGTTTGCTCGTAGTCGGTTTTAACTTGCTGCTGCCAGCGTGCTAGCGCCTCCTGGTCTGAAATTCGCACTTGCTCAAGACGGAATATTTCAGACCTGCGAGTACCTTCCTCTTCTAGTAAGCGAAATGAGACTTGATTCAACATCACAGTGTTGTTAAGTGTCGCTTCTGCCGCTTGCTCAAGTTGCAGCTGAACATTGGATTGATTAAAGTCAATCTGCTCTTGCAGTTTCTGGCCAGCTTCGTTGGTGAGGAAGGTGTCGCCCAGCTCGTCGATCACCTCCGCAATAACATTATCTGGTTTTCCTGTAGCTTCTACAAAATCAGATACACCGAAAGGATTTATAGAACGGATATAAAACCAATAATCTTGACCTTCTTTAAGCCCATCCTTGATCCAAAATGAACCTCTCCCTAATCTCTTGGTTTTAGTCTCAATATCGGCAACATTACTTACTCTTTGCTCGCTTCCCCAAAACTCAAACACTGTATTAATTGAGTTGTCAGTTGAAATATACGGTGTTGCTTTTAGTGCAAAGTGCATTGAGTCGATTTGAATATGAGTAGGTTTTGGTGGTGCGCCTATATTCATTTCAATTTGAGATTCTGCGCCCTTCATCCCATTAATTATTTTAGCTTTAACGCCGACAAAATAATTTCCAGCATTCAATCCGAAGAAATTATAGCTAAATAGGTCTGTTTCATCTTCAAACACAACGTTGCCGTTGTTGCTATACACTCGAACCTCGAATGATAAATCTTTTGTAACTGTTGATGATTCCCATGCAACCGTGGTCTGTACCGTTGGGCTATTGACGCTAATTACACGCAAGCGCTCAATTGATGGTGCACGATAGCCATTAATAGTATTCGTAGGTTGATCAAACACAGCCCCTTCATCAACAATCGCTTGTTTATTCGGGTTATGCTCTGCTGCTGATATTTTATATTTGCCATTACCCTCTTCTTCTTTCACACTCGTGATGCGATAGAGCTTTGTTTTAAGATTTTTGGCCGAAATAACAAAAGGGGAATGTTCTTTGAAATATTCAGGCTCTGACAGTAAGTGAATTTTATTTCCATCAATGTAATCAACATCGAATTTAACAGGTTTACCGTGCGCCCCCATCATAGAGAACGTAATTGATTGTTCGTTAATTTCAATCGGCGCATCAACGGCAATAATGCGTTTATTCCTTGAAATTACGCGCCCACTAACTCGTGTGCCTATGTGCTGATTATCGGCGATTTCGACAATATCACACGGCATAAATGAGATAGCATCACGAGCCATTGAAAACGAGATTCGCCCAGTTTCTCTTAAGGAAGTCTCAAGCAGCCACTTACCGACTCGATAAGCTTGGCCTCGGCTTGTGCATCCGAAAGCTTCTATTGTCGTCTCTTTGTATCCGTCATTCGCAATCGATACATCATCTGCAACATATTCTTTTGATGTCTCCCACCCGTTATTGGGGTCAACCCACGATACAATCACGGCATTGTAGCGCTCGTCACTCGGCGTTGAGTTTCGAGTAAACTTACCATCAATAACATTTGAATTAGTGATAAGTGCTACTGGGTCTGATGGCATATCGATAAGCATTGAAAAATAAGACCCATCCCAGACTGAGGAGCCTCGAAGTGACGAGGCTATTTTATCTAAGATAACCTTGGCTTTTTCTTGGCTTGTTAGATATGCGTTGAGCGTAAACCTTGGTTCTTTTCCACCATGACCATCATTGACAAGCTGATCGCAAAACTGAGAAAGTGCATATAATCGACCATCATCGATATCAACAAAGCCAACTCTTTTTGCAAGCCCATATCGATTATTTTTTATCAGTGCTCGATAAAGCCAAGCAGGGTTGTTAGTCCATGCTTGCTTGAAACCGCCAAGCCAAACTCCGTTATAGGTGCGATTGATTGGGTCATAGTTATCGGGCACATCAACAATCAACCCTCTGTAGTGATAATTGCGCGTGGGAGTATCTTTAAACTGGTCTCTGTCGATAACAACGCCGACAATAGCCGAGAATGGATATGATAGCCGATCATCTGTTATTTCAGTGTAGCTATTCCAAATAGTGCCGTTTTGCAATGAATCTGAGTTACTGTCTTCGGTAATCCTTCGCACTCGCAAATCAAAAGGCTTTTGCTCTGGTGCTTCAATAATGTGAGCTTCTAAATACTCTCCTGATATTTTATTGGGGCCTATCGTGACGATTTTTTGTGTGACATACCCACCGTTACCCGACTTAACTTCAATCGCCATCTGTACGGAACTGTTTTCCTGATTACCGCTTGAGTCTGTTTTAACTAAGCTACTGACACCGATATTTAATCGAACTCTGTCAACTTCTTGATTCGTTATCGTTCTAACTAGTGGTGTCTCTTTTGTTACCGCATTGTTAACCATTACGGTAGATTCTAAGTAATCAAAACCATTTATCGGCTCTTGATACTCGCTTCCGTTTCGCCACGCAGCAGCAACGCCATTGATGCTAATATCGCCATTCTTATTCGTAACGGGCGTCTTATTGAGCATGATTGATGACATATGCTCTGTATCAACTGGCCCATATATTGGCCCTTCTGATATCAAATCAAGCACACGTAAAAATTGCTTTGACTTTAAATTATCATTAAGGAGTATAGGAGTTTTTGCTTTACCGCCGCCTGACGACATAGTGACCTCAACTTATTGAAATATCCCAATCTTGGTTGTTTGATGTATCGATACCCAGCGATATCACGTTACTTCCCACCACCATTTCCCCCAGTAAAATAGGTACTGGCCTACCTTGACCAACAAGGTTTTCAGCGCTGGAAAATGAGTTGTTTGTTATCTTGTCTGACTGTGCGTCAGTAGATGATGGTTTGTTAGGTGTTTTGAATAATGTATAAAGTGACAAAGCAATAGAAGCTGCGACAAGTCCAACAACAACCCACGTTGCGATACCTCCTGCTATAGCCCCTTCCACTACGGGAGTAAACTTAACAATTGTGTTATCGGGTAACGTTCGTTCGAAATGAAAAGATAATTCGTCAGGGTGGACGTTTTGATTGTTAATGCTGATATGCATCTGCGATTGTGTAAACGCTTTTCTAAATTCTATATCTTGACCAAACAATATTCGCAATCCTCGGCTAATACTGTCTGTGCTCATATTGAGGTCGCTAAAATATCTTCGAAGATGCCCTCCGAATTCAAATTTAACCATTTCTCATGTCTCCAAATGGAATGTGTCGTGCGCCAGTGCCCCTGCCGTAGAGCCTCTCTGCGGCTTAAATGCCCCGCGCAATCGTGGTGAATTGCAATGTTGTCACCAAGGTAGACCATGGCGTGGCTTGGATTCGCTCCGTAAAATGGCGAACGAATGATGATATCGAGTGGTTGAATATCCGAGAGTTCGACTTGATAAAAACCATTTTCTGGGAGATTTTTGATATACAAATTTTCATCCCGCAACCACCAGCCGTCAGACCTTTCGAATTCGGGCAAGTCGACGCCACATAAATGATATGCATCTCTAAACAGCGTGTAGCAATCCGTAATTCCATGTTCAAAATGTCTACCAAGGAGATGAGGAACAGGCTCAAATACACGCAATCTATTATCGCTAACAAGCCACCAATCAAGCCCTGTCATGAGTTGCTGTTTTCTGTCTGCGGCAGATAGCCTAAGATTCACTTGAGGGTGGGAATGAAAAACAGCAGTTACCTCTCCTAGCTTTTCAGCCTCCGACCAATCCCCGCCACTAATGCGAAAATGCTTCTCTGGCTCACTGTGCGAGTTTTTACATTTAAACAAATACGAATTATCAATGATCAATCCACACTGCTCTAAATGGCTCTCAGACGCATATTTAATGCACTCATGTTCTAGCATTAACCCACCTTGTTACTATTCGAAAATAGCCCAATCGGTAATACTTCGGGTTTTGGAAAGCGTAGTCGACAACCTGCTTTGGAATGAGAACATCTATCTTTTAGTGGATCTGATGTTGGCTTATCAAACTCATCA of the Providencia stuartii genome contains:
- the truC gene encoding tRNA pseudouridine(65) synthase TruC, yielding MLEIIYQDEFIVAVNKPAGMLVHRSWLDSKETVFVMQTLRDQIGQFVYPVHRLDRPTSGVLLFALSSEVARQLATQFESHQIEKIYHAVVRGYVEEAQTIDYPLLEQLDKIADKHATKEPALQECITHCLPIARVECPVAIGRYSTARFSLLELKPETGRKHQLRRHMSHIRHPIIGDSKHGDLRQNRGVSENFAVSRLMLHATQLVLDHPITGERLSLVAQWDALWLSLINQFGWQNEANKLGMSGMNPSM
- a CDS encoding YqcC family protein, with the translated sequence MNIEQRIIEKLCHIEEEMKSKALWRELPPSPEAFESTEPFSIDTMEAIEWLQWVLIPRLYAIIEQGAVLPSAFAIAPYFEEAYKHDEEEQYQLLLMHLRELDSFFNSQSGR
- a CDS encoding VirK/YbjX family protein, with protein sequence MGLLKQWRKQNKFWQSINNSYVQLKRQVRIAKLPSKPYQQFQMMCENYTCARMSKQFDNIPDFAERPLNKYLHREWNGKQKLLTASHTLEQIEKTFTLEAIKEMFSTERQGLKVADIELKSGDYAQLRLVYSQYPREGDLTLHLLNEMGDDIYLMSFSFGTEGQLYICSLQGPSTEQSTEQVKSITKQMHGMRPKNLLMSSIYAVAAFFHCTSIMGISNNCHIKRQHLKSSYDHFWQECNGVISADGWYHLPLTEPVRDIESVKSQHRSAFRKREALREAMYQSVLGSLAAYSVSSNRNTKTLN
- the syd gene encoding SecY-interacting protein; the protein is MNITVSEALTQFTEQYVSKWMAQTGLPPASSDLYGVPSPCIVRTGENWVYWEPQSFSLQDKNLNKVATALDIELQPMIHPFYTTQLAGDMKAQFQGHTLNLVQVWNEDDFIRLQENLIGHLVTQKRLKLSPTLFIATLESDLEMISLCNLTGEIILEKFGSKEKQVLASDLIHFIQQLSPVVEPLA
- the queF gene encoding NADPH-dependent 7-cyano-7-deazaguanine reductase QueF (Catalyzes the NADPH-dependent reduction of 7-cyano-7-deazaguanine (preQ0) to 7-aminomethyl-7-deazaguanine (preQ1) in queuosine biosynthesis) gives rise to the protein MSQYQNNPALDKLTLGKKTAYYDQYDPSLLQAVPRSLNRDPLNIHAGNLPFHGADIWTLYELSWLNNKGVPQVAIGSVHVDARSENLIESKSFKLYLNSFNQTRFETWENVRSVLQNDLCNCANGEVSVTLHKLNEFSQCAISPFDGICIDELDIEINHYEFNRDYLTHCTENELVEETLVSHLLKSNCLITNQPDWGSVQIHYRGPKINREALLRYLVSFRHHNEFHEQCVERIFNDITQLCKPEKLSVYARYTRRGGLDINPWRSNTQFTPDVGRLARQ
- the gpJ gene encoding TipJ family phage tail tip protein; its protein translation is MSSGGGKAKTPILLNDNLKSKQFLRVLDLISEGPIYGPVDTEHMSSIMLNKTPVTNKNGDISINGVAAAWRNGSEYQEPINGFDYLESTVMVNNAVTKETPLVRTITNQEVDRVRLNIGVSSLVKTDSSGNQENSSVQMAIEVKSGNGGYVTQKIVTIGPNKISGEYLEAHIIEAPEQKPFDLRVRRITEDSNSDSLQNGTIWNSYTEITDDRLSYPFSAIVGVVIDRDQFKDTPTRNYHYRGLIVDVPDNYDPINRTYNGVWLGGFKQAWTNNPAWLYRALIKNNRYGLAKRVGFVDIDDGRLYALSQFCDQLVNDGHGGKEPRFTLNAYLTSQEKAKVILDKIASSLRGSSVWDGSYFSMLIDMPSDPVALITNSNVIDGKFTRNSTPSDERYNAVIVSWVDPNNGWETSKEYVADDVSIANDGYKETTIEAFGCTSRGQAYRVGKWLLETSLRETGRISFSMARDAISFMPCDIVEIADNQHIGTRVSGRVISRNKRIIAVDAPIEINEQSITFSMMGAHGKPVKFDVDYIDGNKIHLLSEPEYFKEHSPFVISAKNLKTKLYRITSVKEEEGNGKYKISAAEHNPNKQAIVDEGAVFDQPTNTINGYRAPSIERLRVISVNSPTVQTTVAWESSTVTKDLSFEVRVYSNNGNVVFEDETDLFSYNFFGLNAGNYFVGVKAKIINGMKGAESQIEMNIGAPPKPTHIQIDSMHFALKATPYISTDNSINTVFEFWGSEQRVSNVADIETKTKRLGRGSFWIKDGLKEGQDYWFYIRSINPFGVSDFVEATGKPDNVIAEVIDELGDTFLTNEAGQKLQEQIDFNQSNVQLQLEQAAEATLNNTVMLNQVSFRLLEEEGTRRSEIFRLEQVRISDQEALARWQQQVKTDYEQTSSAVLKVQESVSTLEKSTAKDISQVKAEIKQVDDKLGPMDARITDQSEAIAKVDETQTKHIETAESRFTDNEALINQLSRSLANAESSLAEMGMQLTAEVGNQAIEQLRIKASITRLDTVTADKFQAFAQSFEKIEAQFNDVNSSITTLKKTVSDNERSQAEINELIKSEIGENKAAIEQRGQTIFDHNGNGSAIYTIKTGINWNNQYYDAKFMMGAEVRNGKVDTQIGFSADTFGIFNPASGKLEPVFFVENGQVFINEAFINQATIEKLLIGSTIKSKNWDPSAKKGLMLDFENGKLIANDAEITGKIYATDGDFRGTVHAEKFIGDVATGVLYEGVSKYFIKQSVMSIETSIIYVGNMPYDVDLIMPTMHFSSEHREPAINRPFEISVFANGVSQNVITTTVNSPDTTWAAIASCYIKIPKYQKDTVIKIRLTGRGNGGDNSNCTLRIHPALVLACKSAPSSFK
- a CDS encoding tail assembly protein; protein product: MSTDSISRGLRILFGQDIEFRKAFTQSQMHISINNQNVHPDELSFHFERTLPDNTIVKFTPVVEGAIAGGIATWVVVGLVAASIALSLYTLFKTPNKPSSTDAQSDKITNNSFSSAENLVGQGRPVPILLGEMVVGSNVISLGIDTSNNQDWDISIS
- a CDS encoding C40 family peptidase encodes the protein MLEHECIKYASESHLEQCGLIIDNSYLFKCKNSHSEPEKHFRISGGDWSEAEKLGEVTAVFHSHPQVNLRLSAADRKQQLMTGLDWWLVSDNRLRVFEPVPHLLGRHFEHGITDCYTLFRDAYHLCGVDLPEFERSDGWWLRDENLYIKNLPENGFYQVELSDIQPLDIIIRSPFYGANPSHAMVYLGDNIAIHHDCAGHLSRREALRQGHWRTTHSIWRHEKWLNLNSEGIFEDILATSI